Proteins encoded within one genomic window of Brassica rapa cultivar Chiifu-401-42 chromosome A09, CAAS_Brap_v3.01, whole genome shotgun sequence:
- the LOC103839898 gene encoding flavonoid 3'-monooxygenase CYP75B137-like: MMSTISDLFTNTNITPNALLVLTTILTVLWFLFKRSPQPPLPPGPRGLPIVGNLPFLDADLHTYFTTIAQKHGPIFKLKLGSKLTVVVNSPSLAREILKDQDINFSNRDVPLTGRVATYGGLDIVWLPYGAEWRILRKLCVTKLLSRKTLESFYELRRQEVRERTRFLYQQSQEKSAVNVGDQLFLTMMNLTMNMLWGGSVKAENMESVGADFKGVISEMIRLLGEPNVSDFFPWLARFDLQGLVKQMRVCAHQLDAIFEGAIKQMQKLGRKDDDECKDFLQHLMKLKDQEVNSETPITVNHVKGVLTDMVTGGTDTSTNTIEFAMAELISNPKLMKRAQQELDEVVGKENIVEESHITELPYILAIMKETLRLHPTIPLLVPHRPAETAVVGGYAIPKDTKVFINVWSIQRDPNVWENPTEFRPERFLDNKSCDFTGTDYSFLPFGSGRRICAGVALAERMVLYTLATLLHSFDWKIPEGCVLDLEEKFGIVLKLKTPLVALPVPRLSDSNLYQ; the protein is encoded by the exons ATGATGTCTACTATCTCAGATCTCTTTACCAACACCAATATTACTCCTAACGCACTTCTCGTTCTCACTACCATCTTGACAGTTCTGTGGTTCCTCTTCAAGCGCTCGCCACAACCGCCGCTACCACCTGGACCGCGAGGGTTACCTATTGTCGGAAACCTCCCATTTCTTGACGCGGACCTTCACACATACTTCACAACTATCGCTCAGAAACACGGTCCGATCTTCAAACTCAAACTCGGCTCAAAACTAACCGTTGTTGTGAACTCTCCATCGCTGGCTCGAGAGATCTTGAAAGACCAAGACATCAATTTCTCAAACCGAGATGTCCCTCTCACTGGCCGGGTCGCTACCTATGGTGGTCTCGACATCGTTTGGCTACCATACGGTGCTGAATGGAGAATTCTCAGAAAACTTTGCGTTACCAAGCTGCTTAGCCGCAAGACTTTGGAATCTTTCTACGAGCTTCGACGCCAAGAAGTCCGTGAAAGAACGAGATTTTTATACCAGCAAAGTCAAGAAAAATCGGCGGTGAATGTCGGAGACCAACTGTTCTTGACGATGATGAATCTAACGATGAATATGTTGTGGGGAGGATCGGTGAAAGCGGAGAATATGGAGAGCGTTGGAGCAGACTTCAAAGGAGTCATTTCTGAGATGATTAGGCTTTTGGGTGAGCCTAATGTTTCGGATTTTTTTCCTTGGCTAGCTAGATTCGATCTTCAAGGGCTTGTGAAGCAGATGCGTGTGTGTGCTCACCAGCTCGATGCCATATTCGAAGGAGCCATCAAGCAGATGCAAAAGCTAGGACGtaaagatgatgatgaatgCAAAGATTTTTTGCAACATTTGATGAAGTTAAAGGACCAAGAAGTTAATTCGGAGACTCCCATTACAGTTAACCATGTCAAAGGCGTACTTACG GATATGGTGACTGGTGGTACTGATACCTCTACAAACACAATAGAGTTTGCGATGGCCGAGCTTATAAGCAACCCAAAGTTGATGAAGAGAGCGCAACAAGAGCTAGACGAAGTTGTAGGAAAAGAAAACATTGTTGAAGAATCACACATCACTGAACTTCCTTACATACTAGCCATAATGAAAGAAACACTTAGACTTCATCCAACCATTCCTTTGTTAGTCCCTCACCGTCCAGCTGAAACTGCCGTGGTGGGCGGTTACGCTATCCCTAAAGACACTAAAGTTTTCATCAATGTTTGGTCTATCCAAAGAGACCCAAACGTGTGGGAGAATCCGACTGAGTTTCGTCCCGAGAGATTTCTTGATAATAAGTCTTGCGATTTTACTGGAACTGATTACAGCTTTCTTCCATTTGGATCTGGCCGGAGAATTTGCGCCGGTGTAGCACTCGCCGAGAGGATGGTTTTGTACACTCTCGCGACGCTATTACATTCGTTCGACTGGAAGATTCCGGAAGGATGTGTGTTGGATTTGGAAGAGAAGTTTGGGATTGTCTTGAAGCTCAAGACCCCTCTTGTTGCCTTGCCGGTTCCGAGGTTGTCCGACTCGAATCTTTATCAATAG
- the LOC103839899 gene encoding UDP-glucuronate 4-epimerase 5 — translation MSHLDDLPSTPGKYKTDKALPYGILHHHRYLRLSKPTLWASLFLALFLFYLLLSPPPTPSRRSLNDSSLSSAKYGGSQWEKQVRKSAHPRSRGGLTVLVTGAAGFVGTHVSIALRRRGDGVLGLDNFNRYYDPKLKRARQGLLERSGVFVVEGDINDAVLLKKLYDVVLFTHVMHLAAQAGVRYAMQNPGSYVSSNIAGFVNLLEVSKSANPQPAVVWASSSSVYGLNKKVPFSEKDRTDHPASLYAATKKAGEGIAHTYNHIYGLSLTGLRFFTVYGPWGRPDMAYFFFTKDILKGKTITVFESPDKGSVARDFTYIDDIVKGCLGALDTAEKSTGSGGKKKGPAMFRIYNLGNTSPVPVTKLVKILEKLLKMKAKKKVMPLPRNGDVEFTHANITLAQTEIGYKPAVDLETGLKKFVKWYMGFYSGSKKKSSW, via the coding sequence ATGTCTCACCTTGACGATCTTCCTTCCACTCCGGGCAAGTACAAAACCGATAAAGCCCTCCCGTACGGgatcctccaccaccaccgttACCTCCGCCTCTCGAAACCCACGCTCTGGGCCTCTCTCTTCCTCGCTCTCTTCCTCTTCTACCTCCTCTTATCCCCTCCCCCGACCCCTTCCCGCCGCAGCCTCAACGACTCATCCCTCTCCTCCGCTAAATACGGCGGCTCTCAGTGGGAGAAACAAGTCCGCAAATCCGCCCATCCCAGGTCCCGCGGCGGTTTAACCGTTCTCGTCACCGGCGCCGCCGGATTCGTCGGAACCCACGTCTCGATCGCGCTGCGGAGACGCGGCGACGGGGTCCTGGGCCTCGACAATTTCAACCGGTACTACGATCCGAAGCTGAAGCGAGCGAGGCAAGGGCTTCTGGAGAGATCGGGAGTCTTCGTCGTTGAGGGAGACATTAACGACGCCGTTTTGCTCAAGAAGCTCTACGACGTCGTCCTCTTCACGCACGTGATGCATCTCGCCGCTCAAGCGGGTGTCCGTTACGCGATGCAGAACCCTGGATCGTATGTGAGCAGCAACATCGCTGGGTTCGTGAATCTGCTCGAAGTCTCGAAGTCGGCGAATCCTCAGCCTGCGGTTGTCTGGGCTTCGTCTAGCTCTGTTTACGGTCTCAACAAGAAAGTGCCCTTCTCGGAGAAAGACCGTACGGACCACCCCGCGAGCTTATACGCGGCCACCAAGAAAGCAGGTGAAGGGATAGCTCATACTTATAACCACATCTACGGTTTATCGCTAACCGGTTTGAGATTCTTCACGGTTTACGGGCCTTGGGGGAGACCAGACATGGCCTACTTCTTCTTCACTAAGGATATACTCAAAGGGAAGACGATTACGGTGTTCGAGTCTCCTGATAAAGGTAGTGTCGCTAGGGACTTCACTTACATTGATGATATTGTGAAAGGCTGTTTAGGTGCGTTGGATACTGCTGAGAAGAGTACTGGTAGTGGTGGCAAGAAGAAAGGTCCTGCTATGTTTAGGATTTATAATCTGGGGAATACTTCCCCTGTTCCTGTTACTAAGCTTGTGAAGATATTGGAGAAGCTGTTGAAGATGAAGGCTAAGAAAAAGGTCATGCCTTTGCCCAGGAATGGGGACGTTGAGTTCACTCATGCGAACATCACGTTGGCGCAGACTGAGATTGGGTATAAACCTGCGGTTGATCTTGAGACGGGTTTGAAGAAGTTTGTGAAATGGTATATGGGGTTTTACTCCGGCTCGAAGAAGAAGAGTTCTTGGTGa